One window of the Helicoverpa zea isolate HzStark_Cry1AcR chromosome 7, ilHelZeax1.1, whole genome shotgun sequence genome contains the following:
- the LOC124631834 gene encoding uncharacterized protein LOC124631834 has product MKYFTVFCVLAVVSSAFGAPNVEDHDLFVASLRDDINVMADTRKLIEQLVENLQKSAQEALSLVNSFNAGILHEANDIKNKIVGDVQKFKNRVTDAVDNVMHRISNSSHAVKECVDSHRSAAATVFNNTLSNTLSCVDERISEVSKEIKHLMTIANEAIAAGSKALEDMKKCTGDSTNIWYAGTCLAHVAFKTQLKSAGFLGQSTVSIGRINLGIASLPAALEVCAGMQLIQTGIQTGKIIVDIGGCSASGVFNSMIGKPQVE; this is encoded by the exons ATGAAATATTTCACTGTATTCTGTGTTTTGGCCGTG GTGTCTTCGGCATTTGGGGCTCCAAATGTGGAAGACCACGATTTGTTCGTGGCCAGCCTTCGTGATGATATCAACGTAATGGCTGACACGAG AAAGCTCATTGAACAACTGGTTGAGAATCTGCAGAAATCGGCACAGGAAGCTTTAAGTTTGGTTAATTCCTTCAATGCTGGAATTTTACATGAGGCAAacgatattaaaaacaaaatcgttGGTGATGTGCAGAAATTCAAAAACCGTGTTACGGACGCTGTTGACAATGTGATGCACAGGATTTCAAACTCCAGCCACGCTGTTAAGGAGTGTGTTGAT TCCCACAGGAGTGCTGCAGCTACAGTCTTTAACAACACCTTATCCAACACTCTATCTTGCGTCGACGAGAGGATTTCTGAAGTCTCCAAGGAGATCAAGCACTTGATGACTATTGCCAATGAGGCCATCGCAGCTGGTTCCAAGGCTTTGGAAGATATGAAGAAGTGTACCGGAGACAGCACCAACATCTGGTACGCTGGGACTTGCTTGGCGCATGTTGCGTTCAAGACTCAATTGAAATCTGCCGGATTTCTTGGACAGTCTACTGTTTCG ATCGGTCGCATCAACTTGGGCATAGCATCACTGCCAGCGGCACTTGAAGTCTGTGCTGGAATGCAACTCATCCAAACTGGAATCCAGACTGGAAAAATCATAGTGGACATTGGTGGTTGTTCGGCTAGTGGAGTCTTCAACTCAATGATTGGCAAACCTCAGGTTGAATAA
- the LOC124631833 gene encoding 3-oxoacyl-[acyl-carrier-protein] reductase FabG-like isoform X1, translating to MSTAITLTADIQNLLLLRGLNTPRSDTRMFANKVVLVTGASSGIGAETAIQFAKLEAKLVLTGRNKDNLAQTAKQCEEASPKKLTPLSVVADIDNEADVERLMNETISNFKQLDVLVNNAGIMQMGSIEDTSLVQYDSIMNTNVRGPYYLTMLATPHLIKTKGNIVNVSSVAGLRSFTNVLAYCMSKAALDQFTRCVALELAGKGVRVNAVNPGVIETGIHLRGGVSEEDYAAYLEKCKETHALGRTGTTKEVANTIIFLASEGASNITGATIAVDGGRHAMCPR from the exons ATGTCGACGGCGATAACATTAACGGCAGATATTCAAAACTTGTTATTGTTACGAGGGTTAAACACACCAAGAAGT GACACCAGAATGTTCGCCAACAAGGTAGTCCTGGTGACTGGAGCTAGTTCAGGAATTGGTGCGGAGACCGCCATACAATTCGCAAAGTTAGAAGCGAAACTGGTCCTCACTGGAAGAAACAAGGACAATTTAGCGCAGACAGCGAAGCAGTGTGAAGAAGCATCGCCCAAGAAACTTACACCATTATCCGTTGTCGCCGATATTGATAATGAAGCTGATGTTGAACGTTTAATGAACGAAACTATTAGTAACTTCAAGCAACTTGATGTGCTGGTCAACAATGCAGGCATTATGCAAATGGGTTCAATAGAAGATACTTCCTTGGTTCAATACGATAGCATAATGAATACGAATGTTCGAGGACCTTATTATTTGACCATGTTGGCCACACCACATCTTATAAAGACTAAAGGGAACATTGTCAATGTATCCAGTGTAGCTGGATTGAGATCTTTCACTAACGTACTAGCTTACTGCATGTCTAAAGCTGCTTTggatcaatttacacgatgtgTGGCATTAGAGCTGGCTGGAAAAGGAGTTCGTGTCAATGCAGTTAACCCAGGTGTCATCGAGACTGGTATACATTTGAGAGGCGGAGTCAGTGAAGAAGATTATGCTGCATATTTGGAGAAATGTAAGGAGACCCATGCATTGGGCAGAACTGGAACTACCAAGGAGGTTGCtaatacaattatatttttggcCAGTGAAGGTGCAAGTAATATAACTGGTGCAACTATCGCTGTTGATGGTGGCCGACATGCAATGTGCCCACGATAA
- the LOC124631833 gene encoding 3-oxoacyl-[acyl-carrier-protein] reductase FabG-like isoform X2, protein MFANKVVLVTGASSGIGAETAIQFAKLEAKLVLTGRNKDNLAQTAKQCEEASPKKLTPLSVVADIDNEADVERLMNETISNFKQLDVLVNNAGIMQMGSIEDTSLVQYDSIMNTNVRGPYYLTMLATPHLIKTKGNIVNVSSVAGLRSFTNVLAYCMSKAALDQFTRCVALELAGKGVRVNAVNPGVIETGIHLRGGVSEEDYAAYLEKCKETHALGRTGTTKEVANTIIFLASEGASNITGATIAVDGGRHAMCPR, encoded by the coding sequence ATGTTCGCCAACAAGGTAGTCCTGGTGACTGGAGCTAGTTCAGGAATTGGTGCGGAGACCGCCATACAATTCGCAAAGTTAGAAGCGAAACTGGTCCTCACTGGAAGAAACAAGGACAATTTAGCGCAGACAGCGAAGCAGTGTGAAGAAGCATCGCCCAAGAAACTTACACCATTATCCGTTGTCGCCGATATTGATAATGAAGCTGATGTTGAACGTTTAATGAACGAAACTATTAGTAACTTCAAGCAACTTGATGTGCTGGTCAACAATGCAGGCATTATGCAAATGGGTTCAATAGAAGATACTTCCTTGGTTCAATACGATAGCATAATGAATACGAATGTTCGAGGACCTTATTATTTGACCATGTTGGCCACACCACATCTTATAAAGACTAAAGGGAACATTGTCAATGTATCCAGTGTAGCTGGATTGAGATCTTTCACTAACGTACTAGCTTACTGCATGTCTAAAGCTGCTTTggatcaatttacacgatgtgTGGCATTAGAGCTGGCTGGAAAAGGAGTTCGTGTCAATGCAGTTAACCCAGGTGTCATCGAGACTGGTATACATTTGAGAGGCGGAGTCAGTGAAGAAGATTATGCTGCATATTTGGAGAAATGTAAGGAGACCCATGCATTGGGCAGAACTGGAACTACCAAGGAGGTTGCtaatacaattatatttttggcCAGTGAAGGTGCAAGTAATATAACTGGTGCAACTATCGCTGTTGATGGTGGCCGACATGCAATGTGCCCACGATAA